The following are from one region of the Microbacterium paraoxydans genome:
- a CDS encoding SRPBCC family protein yields the protein MPRFVLETVIAASRAVVFAAALDPELHLQSMARYDETMIEEPAGGAFTEGSTVTWRARHFGIPFRLRSVVFDIDAPHRFTDRQIAGPFRELRHEHVFEEHPRGTLMRDTIVFRSPFGPLGRVVDALVLGRYMERLIAERNSALVAAIEDSGRTLPA from the coding sequence ATGCCCCGGTTCGTGCTCGAGACCGTGATCGCGGCATCGCGCGCTGTCGTCTTCGCCGCGGCACTGGACCCGGAACTGCATCTGCAGTCGATGGCGCGCTACGACGAGACGATGATCGAGGAGCCCGCGGGCGGCGCGTTCACCGAGGGGTCCACGGTCACCTGGCGCGCGCGGCACTTCGGCATCCCTTTCCGCCTGCGCTCCGTGGTGTTCGACATCGACGCGCCGCATCGGTTCACGGACCGACAGATCGCCGGGCCGTTCCGCGAGCTCCGGCACGAGCATGTGTTCGAGGAGCACCCGCGCGGCACCCTCATGCGCGACACGATCGTGTTCCGGTCGCCCTTCGGGCCCCTCGGCCGCGTCGTCGACGCCCTCGTGCTCGGCCGGTACATGGAGCGGCTCATCGCCGAACGCAACTCCGCTCTGGTCGCCGCGATCGAGGACAGCGGGCGTACTCTTCCTGCATGA
- a CDS encoding YdeI/OmpD-associated family protein, which translates to MSELRVHTVLAGRGPAAAILLTDEQVASFGAGKAFPVAVTIGGRTARLRLARMGGENMIGLSKATRADLGVEIDQEVDAVIRLDTAERTVEVPPALAGALDADPAVRAAFDALSPSARKEHARAVAEAKQEATRERRIAKIVESLRG; encoded by the coding sequence ATGAGCGAACTGCGCGTGCACACCGTCCTCGCCGGTCGCGGCCCCGCCGCGGCGATCCTCCTCACCGACGAGCAGGTGGCGTCTTTCGGCGCCGGCAAGGCCTTCCCGGTCGCGGTCACGATCGGCGGGCGCACCGCTCGCCTGCGCCTGGCCCGCATGGGGGGCGAGAACATGATCGGTCTCAGCAAGGCCACCCGCGCAGACCTCGGGGTCGAGATCGACCAGGAGGTCGACGCCGTGATCCGGCTCGACACCGCCGAACGCACGGTCGAGGTGCCGCCGGCGCTGGCCGGCGCCCTCGACGCCGATCCGGCCGTGCGCGCGGCGTTCGACGCCCTCTCCCCGTCGGCGCGCAAGGAGCACGCCAGGGCGGTCGCCGAGGCCAAGCAGGAGGCGACGCGCGAGCGCCGGATCGCGAAGATCGTGGAGTCCCTGCGCGGCTGA
- a CDS encoding enoyl-CoA hydratase-related protein, translated as MTEYETILVEQRGRVGWITLHRPEALNALNSRLAEEVTAAAQAFDADDGVGAIVVTGSEKAFAAGADIKEMEGMSAAEMLETDHFGVWHDFAAVRTPVIAAVSGFALGGGCELAMMCDIILAADTAKFGQPEINLGVIPGMGGTQRLIRAVGYYKAAELVLSGRFMGAEEAERSGLVSRVVPAADLLAEATTLAETIASKSLPSVYAAKAALDAAMETTLSAGLAHEKQAFAALFDTHDQKEGMAAFREKRTPDFQNR; from the coding sequence ATGACCGAGTACGAGACGATCCTGGTGGAGCAGCGCGGACGGGTGGGCTGGATCACCCTCCACCGTCCGGAGGCGCTCAACGCGCTGAACAGCCGGCTCGCCGAGGAGGTCACCGCGGCCGCGCAGGCCTTCGATGCGGATGACGGCGTCGGGGCCATCGTCGTGACCGGCTCCGAGAAGGCCTTCGCGGCCGGCGCCGACATCAAGGAGATGGAGGGGATGTCCGCGGCGGAGATGCTCGAGACCGACCACTTCGGCGTCTGGCACGACTTCGCGGCCGTGCGCACGCCGGTCATCGCGGCGGTCTCCGGATTCGCGCTCGGCGGCGGCTGCGAGCTGGCGATGATGTGCGACATCATCCTCGCCGCGGACACCGCGAAGTTCGGACAGCCCGAGATCAACCTCGGCGTGATCCCCGGCATGGGCGGCACCCAGCGGCTCATCCGCGCGGTGGGGTACTACAAGGCGGCGGAGCTCGTGCTGTCCGGCCGCTTCATGGGCGCCGAGGAGGCGGAGCGCTCCGGACTCGTGTCCCGCGTCGTCCCCGCGGCGGACCTCCTGGCCGAGGCGACGACGTTGGCGGAGACGATCGCTTCGAAGTCGCTGCCGTCGGTCTACGCTGCCAAGGCCGCGCTCGATGCGGCGATGGAGACGACGCTGTCCGCCGGCCTCGCCCACGAAAAGCAGGCGTTCGCGGCGCTGTTCGACACGCACGACCAGAAGGAGGGGATGGCGGCCTTCCGCGAGAAGCGCACGCCGGACTTCCAGAACCGCTGA
- the mmsB gene encoding 3-hydroxyisobutyrate dehydrogenase codes for MTRVAFLGLGHMGLPMAKNLVAAGHEVHGFDLVPAAVEAARAGGIPVAASGAEAVADAEVVVTMFPAGKHVIEAYRTELLAAARPGTLFIESSTIAVDEARAAHALALAAGHRHIDAPVSGGVVGAEAGTLAFMVGGSDDDFAAALPLLEIMGKRIVHCGGPGLGQAAKVCNNMVLAVSQIAVAEAFVLGERLGLEHQALFDVVSQASGQCWALTTNCPVPGPVPTSPANRDYQPGFAGALMAKDLGLALQAIEQTSTDARMGRLAQELYAAYAAGEGAARDFSGIITDIRG; via the coding sequence ATGACCCGCGTGGCCTTCCTCGGGCTCGGGCACATGGGGCTGCCGATGGCGAAGAACCTCGTCGCCGCCGGACACGAGGTGCACGGCTTCGACCTCGTGCCCGCGGCCGTCGAGGCGGCGCGGGCGGGCGGGATCCCCGTGGCGGCGAGCGGCGCGGAGGCGGTGGCGGACGCGGAGGTCGTGGTGACGATGTTCCCGGCGGGGAAGCACGTCATCGAGGCCTACCGCACGGAGCTGCTGGCGGCCGCGCGCCCCGGGACGCTGTTCATCGAGTCGTCGACCATCGCCGTGGACGAGGCGCGGGCCGCCCATGCGCTCGCGCTCGCCGCGGGCCACCGGCACATCGATGCTCCGGTCTCCGGCGGCGTGGTCGGGGCGGAGGCGGGGACCCTCGCGTTCATGGTCGGGGGTTCCGACGACGACTTCGCGGCGGCTCTTCCGCTGCTGGAGATCATGGGGAAGCGCATCGTGCACTGCGGCGGACCGGGACTCGGTCAAGCGGCGAAGGTCTGCAACAACATGGTGCTCGCGGTGTCGCAGATCGCCGTCGCCGAGGCCTTCGTGCTGGGCGAGCGGTTGGGACTCGAGCATCAGGCCCTGTTCGACGTGGTGTCCCAGGCGTCGGGGCAGTGCTGGGCGCTCACCACGAACTGCCCCGTGCCCGGTCCGGTGCCCACCAGCCCCGCGAACCGGGACTACCAGCCGGGGTTCGCTGGAGCCCTCATGGCGAAGGACCTCGGTCTCGCGCTGCAGGCCATCGAGCAGACCTCGACGGACGCCCGGATGGGTCGTCTGGCGCAGGAGCTGTATGCCGCCTACGCCGCCGGCGAGGGCGCGGCCCGCGACTTCTCCGGCATCATCACGGACATCCGTGGCTGA
- a CDS encoding acyl-CoA dehydrogenase family protein: MTMTTVTTTDEEREAILDAVREFADAELAPFSAERDEKHLFPRESLQRGGELGLGGIYVSEEFGGTGLTRVDTVAIFEELAKADPAVAAYISIHNMVVWMIDTYGDDEQRSRWLPSLTAMQEFGGYCLTEPGAGSDAANIATSAVREGDEYVLTGVKQFISGAGEAAVYVVMARTGEPGARGISAFLVPGDAENLSFGAPEKKMGWHAQPTRPVIMDGVRVPASAMLGDEGRGFAIAMSALNGGRLNIAACSLGGAQAALDKAVQYVHERVAFGEPLAEKQSILFAIADMRTDLQAARLMVRDGAEAVDEKAPDATMRCAMAKRFATDAGFEVANRALQLHGGYGYLQDYGIEKIVRDLRVHLILEGTNEIMRLIVGREMLRPAGSTSMRSAS; this comes from the coding sequence ATGACCATGACCACCGTCACCACCACCGACGAGGAGCGCGAGGCGATCCTCGATGCCGTGCGGGAGTTCGCCGACGCGGAGCTCGCCCCGTTCTCCGCGGAACGCGACGAGAAGCACCTGTTCCCGCGGGAGTCGCTGCAGCGCGGCGGCGAGCTCGGCCTCGGCGGGATCTACGTGAGCGAGGAGTTCGGCGGCACCGGCCTCACCCGCGTCGACACCGTCGCCATCTTCGAGGAGCTCGCCAAGGCCGACCCCGCCGTGGCCGCCTACATCTCCATCCACAACATGGTGGTGTGGATGATCGACACCTACGGCGACGACGAGCAGCGGTCGCGCTGGCTGCCGTCGCTGACCGCCATGCAGGAGTTCGGCGGCTACTGCCTCACGGAGCCGGGAGCCGGATCCGACGCGGCGAACATCGCGACCAGCGCCGTCCGCGAGGGCGACGAGTACGTGCTGACCGGGGTGAAGCAGTTCATCTCCGGAGCCGGTGAGGCCGCGGTGTACGTCGTCATGGCGCGGACCGGCGAGCCGGGAGCCCGCGGGATCAGCGCCTTCCTCGTCCCCGGCGACGCGGAGAACCTGAGCTTCGGTGCTCCGGAGAAGAAGATGGGGTGGCACGCGCAGCCCACCCGCCCCGTGATCATGGACGGCGTGCGGGTGCCGGCGTCCGCGATGCTCGGGGACGAGGGGCGCGGCTTCGCGATCGCGATGTCGGCGCTCAACGGCGGACGCCTCAACATCGCGGCGTGCTCTCTCGGTGGAGCGCAGGCCGCGCTCGACAAGGCCGTGCAGTACGTGCACGAGCGCGTCGCGTTCGGGGAGCCGCTGGCGGAGAAGCAGTCGATCCTCTTCGCGATCGCCGACATGCGCACCGACCTGCAGGCCGCGAGGCTGATGGTGCGCGACGGCGCGGAGGCGGTGGACGAGAAGGCGCCGGACGCGACGATGCGCTGCGCGATGGCCAAGCGCTTCGCGACCGACGCCGGCTTCGAGGTGGCCAACCGCGCCCTCCAGCTGCACGGCGGCTACGGCTACCTGCAGGACTACGGCATCGAGAAGATCGTCCGCGACCTCCGCGTGCACCTGATCCTCGAGGGGACGAACGAGATCATGCGCCTGATCGTCGGCCGGGAGATGCTGCGACCCGCGGGGTCGACGTCGATGCGGAGCGCATCATGA
- a CDS encoding CoA-acylating methylmalonate-semialdehyde dehydrogenase, whose amino-acid sequence MTRTIPHFVGGTHVTPEDGRFADVFDPSTGAVQARVPLASAEEVRRVIANAEEAQVAWAATNPQKRARVLLRFLDLVQQEMTSLAELLASEHGKTVDDAKGDIQRGLEVIEFSAGAPHLLKGEYSTGAGAGIDVYSMRQPLGVVAAITPFNFPAMIPLWKAGPALAAGNAVVLKPSERDPSVPVRLAELFLEAGLPAGVLNVVHGDKEAVDTLLTDDRIRAVGFVGSTPIAEYIYATAAAHGKRAQCFGGAKNHMIVMPDADLDQAVDALIGAGYGSAGERCMAISVAVPVGEETAEALATKLTERVAQLRVGPSLAADVDYGPLVTRAAVERVEGYIQQGIDEGATLLADGRGFTVDGHEEGFYLGPTLFDHVTTDMAIYREEIFGPVLVIARAADYEEALRMASEHEYGNGVAIFTRDGDAARDFAARVEVGMVGVNVPIPVPIAYYTFGGWKRSGFGDLNQHGADAFRFYTKTKTVTSRWPSGIREGASFVIPTMH is encoded by the coding sequence ATGACCCGTACTATCCCGCACTTCGTGGGCGGAACGCATGTCACCCCGGAAGACGGACGCTTCGCCGACGTCTTCGACCCAAGCACCGGAGCCGTGCAGGCCCGGGTGCCGCTCGCGTCCGCGGAGGAGGTGCGCCGCGTGATCGCGAACGCCGAAGAGGCGCAGGTCGCGTGGGCGGCGACCAACCCGCAGAAGCGCGCCCGCGTCCTCCTGCGGTTCCTCGACCTCGTGCAGCAGGAGATGACCTCGCTCGCGGAACTCCTCGCGAGCGAGCACGGCAAGACCGTCGACGACGCCAAGGGTGACATCCAGCGGGGTCTCGAGGTCATCGAGTTCTCCGCCGGAGCCCCGCATCTGCTCAAGGGCGAGTACTCCACCGGGGCCGGGGCTGGCATCGACGTGTACTCGATGCGGCAGCCGCTCGGGGTCGTCGCCGCGATCACGCCCTTCAACTTCCCCGCCATGATCCCGCTGTGGAAGGCGGGTCCCGCGCTCGCCGCCGGTAACGCCGTGGTCCTCAAGCCCAGTGAGCGCGACCCCTCGGTGCCCGTGCGTCTCGCCGAGCTGTTCCTGGAAGCGGGGCTGCCGGCCGGCGTCCTCAACGTGGTGCACGGCGACAAGGAGGCGGTGGACACGCTGCTCACCGACGACCGGATCCGCGCGGTCGGCTTCGTCGGCTCCACGCCCATCGCCGAGTACATCTACGCCACCGCGGCCGCCCACGGCAAGCGCGCGCAGTGCTTCGGCGGCGCAAAGAACCACATGATCGTGATGCCGGACGCGGATCTCGACCAGGCCGTCGACGCCCTCATCGGCGCCGGCTACGGCTCCGCGGGAGAGCGGTGCATGGCCATCTCGGTCGCCGTGCCGGTCGGCGAGGAGACCGCGGAGGCGCTTGCCACCAAGCTCACCGAACGCGTCGCTCAGCTGCGGGTCGGCCCTTCCCTCGCGGCGGACGTCGACTACGGACCCCTGGTCACCCGCGCAGCGGTCGAGCGGGTCGAGGGCTACATCCAGCAGGGGATCGACGAGGGCGCGACGCTGCTCGCCGACGGCCGCGGCTTCACGGTCGACGGGCACGAGGAGGGCTTCTACCTCGGACCGACCCTGTTCGATCACGTGACGACCGACATGGCGATCTACCGCGAGGAGATCTTCGGCCCGGTGCTCGTGATCGCCCGCGCCGCCGACTACGAAGAGGCGCTGCGCATGGCCTCCGAGCACGAGTACGGCAACGGGGTCGCCATCTTCACGCGCGACGGTGACGCCGCCCGCGACTTCGCCGCTCGGGTGGAGGTCGGGATGGTGGGCGTGAACGTGCCCATCCCGGTGCCGATCGCCTACTACACGTTCGGCGGCTGGAAGCGCAGCGGCTTCGGCGACCTCAACCAGCACGGCGCCGACGCCTTCCGCTTCTACACGAAGACCAAGACCGTGACGAGCCGCTGGCCGTCGGGGATCCGCGAGGGCGCGAGCTTCGTCATCCCCACGATGCACTAA
- a CDS encoding antibiotic biosynthesis monooxygenase, whose translation MSASAPVSEPVTVSIRREVDPERIAEATAWVQTGVNLATKYPGFLGSGWVRAGEDSQVWHMLYRFASEDALTAWEQSGERAWWLSMGQGFVRSERSKRRSGIEGWFDEPSTGSIPVVDPDGTTSTVTVAPAPPRWKQAVSIWLGFFPVNLAFTYAMSPVPGWDAVPMWLRVLITTLVLTPIMTYWVLPFVTRSLRNWLAR comes from the coding sequence ATGTCCGCATCCGCCCCTGTGTCCGAACCCGTCACCGTCTCCATCCGCCGCGAGGTCGACCCGGAGCGCATCGCCGAGGCCACCGCGTGGGTGCAGACCGGGGTGAACCTCGCGACGAAGTACCCGGGATTCCTCGGCTCCGGCTGGGTCCGTGCCGGCGAGGACTCCCAGGTCTGGCACATGCTCTACCGCTTCGCGAGCGAGGACGCGCTCACCGCGTGGGAGCAGTCCGGAGAGCGCGCGTGGTGGCTGTCGATGGGCCAGGGCTTCGTCCGCAGCGAGCGGTCCAAGCGCCGCTCCGGCATCGAGGGCTGGTTCGACGAGCCTTCCACGGGCTCCATCCCCGTCGTCGACCCGGACGGCACGACCAGCACCGTGACCGTCGCCCCCGCGCCGCCGCGGTGGAAGCAGGCCGTCTCGATCTGGCTCGGCTTCTTCCCCGTGAACCTCGCGTTCACCTACGCCATGAGCCCGGTGCCGGGATGGGACGCCGTGCCGATGTGGCTCCGGGTGCTCATCACCACCCTCGTGCTCACGCCGATCATGACGTACTGGGTGCTGCCGTTCGTCACACGCTCCCTGCGGAACTGGCTCGCCCGCTAG
- a CDS encoding MFS transporter: MSASDVTVKEVRSLVPARMDRLPWSRFHWMIVVGLGFSWILDGLEVQIVAANGYAQTLGMGPAEVGLAGTCYLLGQVFGALVFGRLADRLGRKNLFLLSLGVYLVGSAVAGLAFAPWFFYIWRFVAGAGIGGEYAAINSAIDEIIPAKYRGRVDIAINGTYWGGAALGAVANMFFLNTDLLPADIGWRLSFFVGPILGLLIIWLRRHIPESPRWQMTHGREEEAERNVDEIEERIRKEGKTIEPVDESKAITVKEYGSVPFLVIAKVLFKKYPRRTLVGITMMVTQSFLYNAIFFTYALVLENFYDTPPASASQYFIVFAVGNLAGALILGHFFDTWGRRRMLFGTYVLAGLILLVSAFLFNAGVLNAGTHTAFWCASFFFASAGASAAYLTVSEIFPLELRSQVISYVFSIGQLVGAIAPVLYGALIGASAESGDRGPLFWGYVLGAAIMMFGGVVCGVFGVSAAGKSLEDIADPLSLVEPAKKGVTPGAESGS; the protein is encoded by the coding sequence ATGTCCGCGTCCGACGTCACCGTCAAGGAGGTCCGGTCGCTCGTCCCCGCGCGCATGGACCGGCTCCCCTGGTCGCGCTTCCACTGGATGATCGTCGTCGGACTCGGGTTCTCCTGGATCCTCGACGGCCTCGAGGTGCAGATCGTCGCGGCGAACGGCTACGCGCAGACGCTGGGGATGGGCCCGGCCGAGGTTGGCCTCGCCGGCACCTGCTACCTGCTCGGACAGGTTTTCGGCGCCCTCGTGTTCGGCCGTCTCGCCGACCGTCTCGGCCGCAAGAACCTCTTCCTGCTCTCCCTCGGGGTGTACCTCGTCGGGTCGGCCGTCGCCGGTCTCGCTTTCGCCCCGTGGTTCTTCTACATCTGGCGCTTCGTCGCCGGGGCGGGCATCGGCGGCGAGTACGCGGCCATCAACTCGGCCATCGACGAGATCATCCCCGCGAAGTACCGCGGCCGTGTCGACATCGCCATCAACGGCACCTACTGGGGTGGTGCGGCGCTCGGCGCCGTCGCCAACATGTTCTTCCTCAACACCGACCTCCTGCCCGCTGACATCGGCTGGCGGCTGAGCTTCTTCGTCGGCCCGATCCTCGGCCTCCTCATCATCTGGCTGCGGCGGCACATCCCGGAGAGCCCGCGCTGGCAGATGACCCACGGTCGCGAGGAGGAGGCGGAGCGCAACGTCGACGAGATCGAGGAGCGCATCCGCAAGGAGGGCAAGACGATCGAGCCCGTCGACGAGAGCAAGGCCATCACGGTCAAGGAGTACGGCAGCGTCCCGTTCCTCGTGATCGCGAAGGTGCTGTTCAAGAAGTACCCGCGGCGCACGCTCGTCGGCATCACGATGATGGTCACGCAGTCCTTCCTCTACAACGCGATCTTCTTCACGTACGCGCTCGTGCTGGAGAACTTCTACGACACTCCGCCGGCATCCGCGTCGCAGTACTTCATCGTCTTCGCGGTGGGCAACCTCGCCGGCGCCCTCATCCTCGGCCACTTCTTCGACACGTGGGGTCGTCGGCGGATGCTGTTCGGCACCTATGTGCTCGCGGGACTGATCCTGCTCGTCAGCGCCTTCCTCTTCAACGCGGGCGTGCTGAACGCGGGCACGCACACGGCGTTCTGGTGTGCGTCGTTCTTCTTCGCCTCAGCCGGGGCCTCCGCCGCGTATCTGACGGTGAGCGAGATCTTCCCACTCGAGCTGCGCAGCCAGGTGATCTCGTACGTCTTCTCGATCGGGCAGCTCGTCGGCGCCATCGCCCCGGTGCTCTACGGTGCACTGATCGGTGCGAGCGCGGAGTCCGGCGACCGCGGTCCGCTTTTCTGGGGCTACGTGCTCGGTGCGGCGATCATGATGTTCGGCGGTGTCGTGTGCGGTGTCTTCGGAGTCAGCGCCGCCGGGAAGTCGCTGGAGGACATCGCCGATCCGCTCTCGCTCGTGGAACCGGCGAAGAAGGGCGTCACCCCGGGCGCGGAGTCCGGCTCCTGA
- a CDS encoding bifunctional 2-methylcitrate synthase/citrate synthase, protein MTEPDIKKGLAGVVVDTTAISKVNPETNSLLYRGYPVQELADTQSFEAVAYLLWNGELPTGDELAAFRLEERKHRALADNVKAAIDLVPLEAHPMDEVRTAVSLIGASDPEAGGSVLDAGGSPEQNLARSIRLFAALPAIVAYGQRRRRGQELIAPRDDLDYSANFLWMTFGEEADPVVVDAFNRSMILYAEHSFNASTFTARVITSTLSDIYSAVVGAIGALKGPLHGGANEAVLHIFKEIGSADAVEAWLDKALAEKRKIMGFGHRVYKNGDSRVPTMKAALDTLVAHYGREDVAELYNALESQFVERKGIHPNLDYPSGPAYSLIGFDTLTFTPLFVAARVTGWTAHVIEQAGANALIRPLSHYDGPDERHVAG, encoded by the coding sequence ATGACCGAGCCGGACATCAAGAAGGGCCTCGCGGGGGTCGTCGTCGACACGACGGCGATCTCGAAGGTCAACCCCGAGACGAACAGCCTGCTCTACCGCGGCTATCCGGTGCAGGAGCTCGCAGACACGCAGTCCTTCGAGGCCGTGGCGTACCTGCTGTGGAACGGCGAGCTGCCGACGGGCGACGAGCTCGCCGCGTTCCGGCTGGAGGAGCGGAAGCACCGCGCCCTGGCCGACAACGTGAAGGCCGCCATCGACCTCGTGCCCCTCGAGGCGCACCCGATGGACGAGGTGCGCACGGCCGTGAGCCTGATCGGCGCATCCGACCCCGAGGCCGGCGGTTCCGTGCTCGACGCCGGTGGCAGCCCCGAGCAGAACCTGGCGCGCAGTATCCGCCTGTTCGCCGCGCTGCCGGCCATCGTCGCCTACGGCCAGCGTCGCCGTCGCGGCCAGGAGCTCATCGCTCCGCGCGACGACCTCGACTACTCGGCGAACTTCCTCTGGATGACCTTCGGGGAGGAGGCCGACCCGGTCGTGGTCGACGCGTTCAACCGGTCGATGATCCTCTACGCCGAGCACTCCTTCAACGCCTCGACCTTCACCGCCCGGGTCATCACCTCGACCCTCAGCGACATCTACTCGGCTGTGGTCGGGGCCATCGGCGCGCTCAAGGGCCCGCTGCACGGCGGGGCGAATGAGGCCGTGCTGCACATCTTCAAGGAGATCGGTTCGGCGGACGCCGTCGAGGCCTGGCTCGACAAGGCCCTCGCGGAGAAGCGCAAGATCATGGGCTTCGGACACCGCGTCTACAAGAACGGCGACTCACGCGTGCCGACCATGAAGGCCGCGCTCGACACCCTCGTCGCGCACTACGGCCGGGAGGACGTCGCCGAGCTGTACAACGCGCTGGAGTCACAGTTCGTCGAGCGCAAGGGGATCCACCCGAACCTCGACTACCCGTCCGGCCCCGCGTACAGCCTCATCGGCTTCGACACGCTCACCTTCACGCCGCTGTTCGTCGCGGCGCGGGTGACGGGGTGGACGGCCCACGTCATCGAGCAGGCCGGCGCGAACGCCCTGATCCGCCCGCTGTCGCACTACGACGGCCCCGACGAGCGGCACGTGGCCGGCTGA
- the prpB gene encoding methylisocitrate lyase yields the protein MLYSTTTPAEKRRLFRERLASGELLRFPGAFNPLSARLIEDKGFEGVYISGAVLSADLGLPDIGLTTLTEVAGRAKQIARMTDLPAIVDADTGFGEPMNVARTIQELEDAGLAGTHIEDQVNPKRCGHLDGKAVVDEDTAIKRIRAAADARRDENFLIMARTDIRAIEGLDAAIDRAKALVDAGADAIFPEAMRTIGEFEAMAAALDVPILANMTEFGKSELFSVDALRDAGVRMVIWPVSLLRIAMGAAGRALDTLNDEGHLTSKLGEMQHRADLYELIDYESYNHFDSGVFNFTLDNTGR from the coding sequence ATGCTGTACTCCACCACGACGCCGGCCGAGAAGCGGCGCCTGTTCCGGGAACGGCTCGCCTCCGGGGAGCTGCTGCGCTTCCCCGGCGCGTTCAATCCGCTGAGCGCCCGGCTCATCGAGGACAAGGGCTTCGAGGGGGTCTACATCTCGGGGGCCGTGCTCTCCGCCGACCTCGGCCTGCCGGACATCGGGCTGACCACGCTGACCGAGGTCGCCGGGCGGGCGAAGCAGATCGCCCGCATGACCGACCTCCCCGCGATAGTCGACGCCGACACCGGCTTCGGCGAGCCGATGAACGTCGCGCGGACGATCCAGGAGCTCGAGGACGCCGGTCTCGCCGGTACCCACATTGAGGACCAGGTCAACCCGAAGCGCTGCGGCCACCTCGACGGCAAGGCCGTGGTCGACGAGGACACCGCGATCAAGCGCATCCGCGCCGCCGCCGACGCCCGCCGCGACGAGAACTTCCTGATCATGGCGCGTACCGACATCCGGGCGATCGAGGGGCTGGATGCGGCGATCGACCGGGCCAAGGCGCTCGTCGACGCGGGAGCCGATGCGATCTTCCCGGAGGCGATGCGCACGATCGGCGAGTTCGAGGCCATGGCCGCGGCGCTGGACGTGCCGATCCTCGCGAACATGACCGAGTTCGGCAAGAGCGAGCTGTTCTCCGTCGACGCTCTCCGCGATGCCGGGGTGCGCATGGTCATCTGGCCGGTGTCGCTGCTGCGGATCGCGATGGGGGCGGCGGGCCGTGCGCTCGATACGCTGAACGACGAGGGGCACCTGACCTCGAAGCTCGGGGAGATGCAGCACCGCGCCGACCTCTACGAGCTGATCGACTACGAGTCGTACAACCACTTCGACTCGGGCGTCTTCAACTTCACACTCGACAACACCGGTCGCTGA